One Rhinoderma darwinii isolate aRhiDar2 chromosome 6, aRhiDar2.hap1, whole genome shotgun sequence DNA window includes the following coding sequences:
- the LOC142656631 gene encoding uncharacterized protein LOC142656631, giving the protein MDVLLMELIRRAESEGGENWLRQCLAAAPSREVEGRSELAGLEDDIEEAVSPAGSSLEVPSSAAAKRMKSAAESSLRVERSSGRSLQVPELERRRPTVASKKVAHSAGSAQQVPAQLANPLARSLVRERETTGWSGTPSCSKDGVEDTAEAPASLVLEAAQDFSSELQPRKRSRKTRVAYSPPPPVSRRRRGPRSQLSCQQVSPGSTGTQQEVAEVVHDPGQVEQSVAEVQNDGTRSGALWNSVSSSFMESDLGLIYVNIQRSLAPRTWADYSAAWKEWVNFCVNENCNFFHNENNPKLRPTSNLEQKKNSVTTDTRFNGTIACNDISYQKNR; this is encoded by the exons atGGATGTCCTGCTGATGGAGCTGATCAGAAGAGCGGAGTCGGAAGGAGGAGAAAACTGGCTGAGGCAATGCCTAGCAGCAGCGCCGTCGAGGGAAGTCGAGGGAAGAAGCGAACTTGCTGGGCTGGAAGACGACATAGAGGAAGCAGTGTCTCCTGCTGGGTCGTCGCTCGAGGTGCCGTCATCAGCTGCAGCCAAGAGGATGAAGTCTGCAGCAGAGTCATCACTGAGGGTGGAGCGCAGTTCCGGACGTTCGCTCCAGGTGCCAGAGCTTGAGAGGAGGCGGCCGACCGTGGCATCAAAGAAGGTGGCGCACAGTGCCGGAAGTGCGCAGCAAGTGCCGGCGCAATTGGCTAACCCGCTGGCCAGAAGTTTAGTCAGAGAACGGGAGACAACAGGTTGGTCGGGTACCCCCTCCTGCTCCAAGGATGGTGTGGAGGACACAGCGGAAGCGCCGGCCTCACTGGTTTTAGAGGCGGCGCAGGACTTTTCTTCAGAGCTGCAACCGAGGAAGAGGAGCCGGAAGACTAGGGTGGCTTATTCCCCACCCCCGCCAGTATCAAGGAGAAGAAGAGGTCCCAGGAGTCAACTTTCCTGTCAGCAAGTTTCCCCAGGATCTACAGGCACGCAGCAGGAGGTAGCAGAAGTGGTGCACGACCCAGGACAGGTGGAACAGAGTG tggcggaggttcagaacgatggcaccagaagcggagctttgtggaattccgtgtcctcctcatttatggaatctgatttgggactaatctatgttaatattcagagatccttggctccaagaacatgggctgattattcagctgcttggaaggagtgggttaatttctgtgttaatgagaactgtaatttctttcataatgag aaCAATCCTAAACTCAGGCCAACTTCAAATctagagcaaaaaaaaaattcggTCACAACAGACACAAGATTCAATGGCACAATAGCTTGTAATGATATTTCCTATCAGAAAAACAGATGA